In Microtus ochrogaster isolate Prairie Vole_2 chromosome 4, MicOch1.0, whole genome shotgun sequence, one genomic interval encodes:
- the Cdk10 gene encoding cyclin-dependent kinase 10 isoform X3: MDKEKDGIPISSLREITLLLRLRHPNIVELKEVVVGNHLESIFLVMGYCEQDLASLLENMPTPFSEAQVKCIVLQVLRGLQYLHRNFIIHRDLKVSNLLMTDKGCVKTADFGLARAYGVPVKPMTPKVVTLWYRAPELLLGTTTQTTSIDMWAVGCILAELLAHKPLLPGTSEIHQIDLIVQLLGTPSENIWPGFSKLPLAGQYSLRKQPYNNLKHKFPWLSEAGLRLLNFLFMYDPKKRATAGDCLESSYFKEKPLPCEPELMPTFPHHRNKRAAPAATEGQSKRCKP, translated from the exons ATGGACAAAGAAAAGGATG GCATTCCCATCAGCAGCCTGCGTGAGATCACGTTGCTCTTGCGTCTCCGTCATCCAAATATTGTGGAGCTGAAGGAGGTGGTTGTGGGCAACCACCTGGAGAG cATCTTCCTGGTGATGGGTTACTGTGAGCAAGATCTGGCCAGTCTGTTGGAAAATATGCCGACACCATTCTCCGAGGCCCAG GTTAAATGCATCGTGCTCCAGGTGCTCCGTGGCCTTCAGTACCTGCACAGGAACTTCATCATCCACAG GGACTTGAAGGTGTCCAACTTGCTCATGACAGATAAGGGCTGTGTAAAGACAG CGGATTTTGGCCTGGCCCGGGCCTATGGTGTTCCAGTAAAGCCGATGACTCCCAAGGTTGTTACCCTCTG GTACCGAGCCCCAGAGCTGCTGCTTGGAACGACTACCCAGACCACCAGCATTGACATGTG GGCTGTTGGTTGCATCCTGGCAGAGCTGCTGGCCCACAAGCCCCTTCTCCCTGGCACCTCTGAGATCCACCAGATCGACTTGATTGTACAGCTGCTGGGGACACCGAGTGAGAATATCTGGCCG GGTTTCTCCAAGCTGCCGCTGGCTGGCCAATACAGCTTGAGGAAACAGCCCTACAATAATCTCAAGCACAAGTTCCCGTGGCTCTCAGAGGCCGGACTTCGTCTGCTCAATTTCCTCTTCATGTACGACCCTAAGAAAAG GGCAACCGCAGGGGACTGTCTGGAGAGCTCCTACTTCAAAGAGAAGCCCTTAC CCTGCGAGCCGGAACTCATGCCCACCTTCCCCCACCACCGCAATAAGCGCGCTGCCCCAGCTGCCACTGAGGGGCAGAGCAAACGATGCAAGCCCTGA
- the Spata2l gene encoding spermatogenesis-associated protein 2-like protein isoform X1, which translates to MGSSSLSEDYRLCLERELRRGRADVCGDPSLRAVLWQILVEDFDLHGALQDDALALFTDGLWGRADLAPALRDLARAFELLELAAVHLYLLPWRKEFTTIKTFSGGYVHVLKGVLSEELLTRSFQKMGYVRRDNHRLMVTTPPPACQLVQVALGCFALRLECEILSEVLTQLGTSVLPAEELLRARRASGDVASCVAWLQQRLAQDEEPPPLPPRGTPASYGAPVDLYQDLQEDESSEASLYGEPSPGLDSPPMELAYRPPLWEQSAKLWGSGGQSWEPPADALHRASSPPYGALEEELEPEPSAFSFLSLRRELSRSGDLATPDAPGSPGQASPRHRQAEGAPASAYGPAVEPLSYQAHSCLSPGNLPTLCCDTCRQLHATHCTALSACRPSHSLRILLGDNQRRLWLQRAQVDTLIYDSPAAHP; encoded by the exons ATGGGCAGCAGCTCGCTGTCAGAGGACTATCGCCTGTGCCTGGAGCGCGAGCTGCGGCGGGGCCGCGCGGATGTCTGCGGCGACCCCTCGCTGCGCGCGGTGCTCTGGCAGATCCTGGTGGAGGACTTTGACCTGCACGGGGCGCTACAGGACGACGCGCTGGCGCTGTTCACTGACGGCCTGTGGGGCCGTGCTGACCTGGCACCTGCCCTACGCGATCTGGCCCGCGCCTTCGAACTCTTGGAGCTGGCTGCCGTGCACCTGTACCTGCTGCCCTGGAGAAAGGAGTTTACCACCATCAAG ACCTTCTCGGGGGGCTATGTGCATGTGCTGAAGGGCGTACTCTCTGAGGAGCTCCTGACCCGAAGCTTCCAGAAGATGGGCTACGTGCGCAGGGACAACCACCGCCTAATGGTGACCACACCACCCCCTGCCTGCCAGCTGGTTCAGGTGGCCCTAGGCTGCTTCGCTCTTCGGTTGGAGTGTGAGATCCTAAGTGAGGTGCTGACCCAGCTGGGCACAAGTGTGCTTCCGGCTGAGGAGCTGCTCCGAGCAAGACGGGCTAGTGGGGATGTCGCCTCCTGTGTGGCCTGGCTGCAGCAGCGGCTGGCCCAGGATGAGGAGCCGCCACCCCTGCCTCCCAGGGGCACACCTGCGTCTTATGGGGCCCCAGTGGACCTGTATCAGGACCTGCAGGAGGACGAGAGCTCAGAGGCCAGTCTGTATGGTGAGCCCTCTCCGGGGCTGGACTCACCCCCTATGGAACTGGCATATAGACCACCACTCTGGGAGCAGAGTGCCAAACTGTGGGGTTCTGGGGGCCAGTCCTGGGAGCCCCCAGCTGATGCTCTGCATCGGGCCAGCAGCCCACCATATGGGGCcctggaagaggagctggaaCCAGaaccctctgctttctccttcctctctctgcgcCGTGAGCTGAGTCGCTCAGGGGACTTAGCTACCCCTGATGCCCCTGGGAGTCCTGGGCAGGCCAGCCCCcgacacaggcaggcagaaggaGCACCAGCCTCAGCCTATGGGCCTGCGGTTGAGCCTCTAAGCTACCAGGCGCACAGCTGCTTGAGCCCTGGTAACCTGCCCACTCTCTGCTGTGACACCTGCCGCCAGTTACACGCTACCCACTGCACTGCCCTATCAGCCTGCCGCCCAAGTCATTCACTGCGCATACTTCTCGGTGACAACCAGAGACGCCTGTGGCTGCAACGAGCACAGGTGGATACCCTGATCTATGACAGTCCTGCGGCCCATCCCTAG
- the Cdk10 gene encoding cyclin-dependent kinase 10 isoform X2, with protein MAEVDLESDQIRLKCIRKEGFFTVPPEHRLGRCRSVKEFEKLNRIGEGTYGIVYRARDTHTDEIVALKKVRMDKEKDGIPISSLREITLLLRLRHPNIVELKEVVVGNHLESIFLVMGYCEQDLASLLENMPTPFSEAQVKCIVLQVLRGLQYLHRNFIIHRDLKVSNLLMTDKGCVKTADFGLARAYGVPVKPMTPKVVTLWYRAPELLLGTTTQTTSIDMWAVGCILAELLAHKPLLPGTSEIHQIDLIVQLLGTPSENIWPGFSKLPLAGQYSLRKQPYNNLKHKFPWLSEAGLRLLNFLFMYDPKKRATAGDCLESSYFKEKPLPCEPELMPTFPHHRNKRAAPAATEGQSKRCKP; from the exons ATGGCGGAGGTGGACCTAGAGTCGGATCAGATCCGACTGAAGTGCATCCGTAAGGAAGGTTTCTTCACCGTGCCTCCAGAACACAGG CTGGGAAGATGCCGGAGCGTTAAGGAGTTTGAGAAGCTGAACCGAATTGGCGAGGGCACCTACGGCATTGTGT ATCGGGCCCGGGACACCCATACAGATGAAATTGTTGCCCTGAAGAAGGTGCGGATGGACAAAGAAAAGGATG GCATTCCCATCAGCAGCCTGCGTGAGATCACGTTGCTCTTGCGTCTCCGTCATCCAAATATTGTGGAGCTGAAGGAGGTGGTTGTGGGCAACCACCTGGAGAG cATCTTCCTGGTGATGGGTTACTGTGAGCAAGATCTGGCCAGTCTGTTGGAAAATATGCCGACACCATTCTCCGAGGCCCAG GTTAAATGCATCGTGCTCCAGGTGCTCCGTGGCCTTCAGTACCTGCACAGGAACTTCATCATCCACAG GGACTTGAAGGTGTCCAACTTGCTCATGACAGATAAGGGCTGTGTAAAGACAG CGGATTTTGGCCTGGCCCGGGCCTATGGTGTTCCAGTAAAGCCGATGACTCCCAAGGTTGTTACCCTCTG GTACCGAGCCCCAGAGCTGCTGCTTGGAACGACTACCCAGACCACCAGCATTGACATGTG GGCTGTTGGTTGCATCCTGGCAGAGCTGCTGGCCCACAAGCCCCTTCTCCCTGGCACCTCTGAGATCCACCAGATCGACTTGATTGTACAGCTGCTGGGGACACCGAGTGAGAATATCTGGCCG GGTTTCTCCAAGCTGCCGCTGGCTGGCCAATACAGCTTGAGGAAACAGCCCTACAATAATCTCAAGCACAAGTTCCCGTGGCTCTCAGAGGCCGGACTTCGTCTGCTCAATTTCCTCTTCATGTACGACCCTAAGAAAAG GGCAACCGCAGGGGACTGTCTGGAGAGCTCCTACTTCAAAGAGAAGCCCTTAC CCTGCGAGCCGGAACTCATGCCCACCTTCCCCCACCACCGCAATAAGCGCGCTGCCCCAGCTGCCACTGAGGGGCAGAGCAAACGATGCAAGCCCTGA
- the LOC101986902 gene encoding LOW QUALITY PROTEIN: 60S ribosomal protein L14-like (The sequence of the model RefSeq protein was modified relative to this genomic sequence to represent the inferred CDS: inserted 1 base in 1 codon; substituted 1 base at 1 genomic stop codon): protein MVFRRFVEVGRVAYVSFGPHAGKLVAIVDVIDQNRALVDGPCTRVRRQAMPFKCIQLTDFILKFPHSARPKYVRKAWEKADINTKWAATRWAKKIDARERKAKMTDFDRFKVMKAKKMRNRIIKTEVKKLXRAAILKASPKKAXVAKAAIAAAAAAAAATKGKVPPKKATGPAKKAAGQKAAGQKAAGQKAAGQKAAPPAKGQKGQKTPAQKAPSSKAAGKKA, encoded by the exons ATGGTGTTCCGGCGCTTCGTGGAGGTTGGCCGGGTGGCCTATGTCTCCTTTGGGCCTCATGCTGGAAAGCTGGTCGCGATTGTCGATGTTATTGATCAGAACCGGGCTCTGGTGGATGGACCCTGCACTCGGGTGAGGAGACAGGCCATGCCTTTCAAATGCATACAGCTTACTGACTTCATCCTCAAGTTCCCACACAGTGCCCGACCGAAGTATGTACGGAAAGCTTGGGAGAAGGCAGATATCAATACGAAATGGGCAGCCACAAGATGGGCCAAGAAGATTGATGCCAGGGAAAGGAAAGCCAAGATGACAGATTTTGATCGTTTCAAAGTCATGAAGGCAAAGAAAATGAGGAACAGAATCATCAAGACTGAAGTCAAGAAACTATAGAGAGCAGCTATCCTGAAAGCCTCTCCCAAAAAGG CTGTTGCTAAGGCTGCCATTGCAGCTgcggctgcagcagcagcagctactaAGGGTAAAGTTCCACCCAAGAAGGCGACAGGACCCGCCAAgaaggctgcaggccagaaggctgcaggccagaaggctgcaggccagaaggctgcaggccagaaggcagCACCTCCCGCTAAAGGTCAGAAGGGTCAGAAGACCCCAGCCCAGAAAGCGCCTTCTTCAAAGGCAGCTGGCAAGAAAGCATGA
- the Spata2l gene encoding spermatogenesis-associated protein 2-like protein isoform X2: protein MGYVRRDNHRLMVTTPPPACQLVQVALGCFALRLECEILSEVLTQLGTSVLPAEELLRARRASGDVASCVAWLQQRLAQDEEPPPLPPRGTPASYGAPVDLYQDLQEDESSEASLYGEPSPGLDSPPMELAYRPPLWEQSAKLWGSGGQSWEPPADALHRASSPPYGALEEELEPEPSAFSFLSLRRELSRSGDLATPDAPGSPGQASPRHRQAEGAPASAYGPAVEPLSYQAHSCLSPGNLPTLCCDTCRQLHATHCTALSACRPSHSLRILLGDNQRRLWLQRAQVDTLIYDSPAAHP from the coding sequence ATGGGCTACGTGCGCAGGGACAACCACCGCCTAATGGTGACCACACCACCCCCTGCCTGCCAGCTGGTTCAGGTGGCCCTAGGCTGCTTCGCTCTTCGGTTGGAGTGTGAGATCCTAAGTGAGGTGCTGACCCAGCTGGGCACAAGTGTGCTTCCGGCTGAGGAGCTGCTCCGAGCAAGACGGGCTAGTGGGGATGTCGCCTCCTGTGTGGCCTGGCTGCAGCAGCGGCTGGCCCAGGATGAGGAGCCGCCACCCCTGCCTCCCAGGGGCACACCTGCGTCTTATGGGGCCCCAGTGGACCTGTATCAGGACCTGCAGGAGGACGAGAGCTCAGAGGCCAGTCTGTATGGTGAGCCCTCTCCGGGGCTGGACTCACCCCCTATGGAACTGGCATATAGACCACCACTCTGGGAGCAGAGTGCCAAACTGTGGGGTTCTGGGGGCCAGTCCTGGGAGCCCCCAGCTGATGCTCTGCATCGGGCCAGCAGCCCACCATATGGGGCcctggaagaggagctggaaCCAGaaccctctgctttctccttcctctctctgcgcCGTGAGCTGAGTCGCTCAGGGGACTTAGCTACCCCTGATGCCCCTGGGAGTCCTGGGCAGGCCAGCCCCcgacacaggcaggcagaaggaGCACCAGCCTCAGCCTATGGGCCTGCGGTTGAGCCTCTAAGCTACCAGGCGCACAGCTGCTTGAGCCCTGGTAACCTGCCCACTCTCTGCTGTGACACCTGCCGCCAGTTACACGCTACCCACTGCACTGCCCTATCAGCCTGCCGCCCAAGTCATTCACTGCGCATACTTCTCGGTGACAACCAGAGACGCCTGTGGCTGCAACGAGCACAGGTGGATACCCTGATCTATGACAGTCCTGCGGCCCATCCCTAG
- the Cdk10 gene encoding cyclin-dependent kinase 10 isoform X1 — MAEVDLESDQIRLKCIPDIWNAGLEGVIKATFSTSKWFQCDSFPLLIRKFQLGRCRSVKEFEKLNRIGEGTYGIVYRARDTHTDEIVALKKVRMDKEKDGIPISSLREITLLLRLRHPNIVELKEVVVGNHLESIFLVMGYCEQDLASLLENMPTPFSEAQVKCIVLQVLRGLQYLHRNFIIHRDLKVSNLLMTDKGCVKTADFGLARAYGVPVKPMTPKVVTLWYRAPELLLGTTTQTTSIDMWAVGCILAELLAHKPLLPGTSEIHQIDLIVQLLGTPSENIWPGFSKLPLAGQYSLRKQPYNNLKHKFPWLSEAGLRLLNFLFMYDPKKRATAGDCLESSYFKEKPLPCEPELMPTFPHHRNKRAAPAATEGQSKRCKP; from the exons ATGGCGGAGGTGGACCTAGAGTCGGATCAGATCCGACTGAAGTGCATCC CAGACATCTGGAACGCTGGGTTAGAGGGAGTCATTAAGGCCACCTTCAGCACTTCAAAGTGGTTCCAGTGTGATTCTTTCCCTCTGCTCATCAGGAAATTCCAA CTGGGAAGATGCCGGAGCGTTAAGGAGTTTGAGAAGCTGAACCGAATTGGCGAGGGCACCTACGGCATTGTGT ATCGGGCCCGGGACACCCATACAGATGAAATTGTTGCCCTGAAGAAGGTGCGGATGGACAAAGAAAAGGATG GCATTCCCATCAGCAGCCTGCGTGAGATCACGTTGCTCTTGCGTCTCCGTCATCCAAATATTGTGGAGCTGAAGGAGGTGGTTGTGGGCAACCACCTGGAGAG cATCTTCCTGGTGATGGGTTACTGTGAGCAAGATCTGGCCAGTCTGTTGGAAAATATGCCGACACCATTCTCCGAGGCCCAG GTTAAATGCATCGTGCTCCAGGTGCTCCGTGGCCTTCAGTACCTGCACAGGAACTTCATCATCCACAG GGACTTGAAGGTGTCCAACTTGCTCATGACAGATAAGGGCTGTGTAAAGACAG CGGATTTTGGCCTGGCCCGGGCCTATGGTGTTCCAGTAAAGCCGATGACTCCCAAGGTTGTTACCCTCTG GTACCGAGCCCCAGAGCTGCTGCTTGGAACGACTACCCAGACCACCAGCATTGACATGTG GGCTGTTGGTTGCATCCTGGCAGAGCTGCTGGCCCACAAGCCCCTTCTCCCTGGCACCTCTGAGATCCACCAGATCGACTTGATTGTACAGCTGCTGGGGACACCGAGTGAGAATATCTGGCCG GGTTTCTCCAAGCTGCCGCTGGCTGGCCAATACAGCTTGAGGAAACAGCCCTACAATAATCTCAAGCACAAGTTCCCGTGGCTCTCAGAGGCCGGACTTCGTCTGCTCAATTTCCTCTTCATGTACGACCCTAAGAAAAG GGCAACCGCAGGGGACTGTCTGGAGAGCTCCTACTTCAAAGAGAAGCCCTTAC CCTGCGAGCCGGAACTCATGCCCACCTTCCCCCACCACCGCAATAAGCGCGCTGCCCCAGCTGCCACTGAGGGGCAGAGCAAACGATGCAAGCCCTGA